The Brachypodium distachyon strain Bd21 chromosome 4, Brachypodium_distachyon_v3.0, whole genome shotgun sequence nucleotide sequence TTGAGGTTAAGATTGGAAAGTGTGAATGATGCGGAGGGGTTCATGTACCCGGGGTGTGGTTGGATGTGTGGGTGCAACCCTGGCGTGCCCCTAGCAAAACGTGACAGTTCTACTAAGTCGGCGGGGGTCATGTAAGGGTGATGCCCACGGGCGAATAGGTCATGTTGCATTAGAGCAGGAAGAAGCTGCGGGACCATGTCTAGTGTGTATGGGTGGTGAGGTCGCGTGTGAGCGTTGTTGGGAGGGTATTTCTTGACGCCCGGAGTCTTGGCAAATATGCGACATACAACCCATTCATCCTGTCATAAGATGGTGCAATATTTGATTAGATCATGTAAGGATTATTGATTCTCCTGGCTTCTATAATTAGCGTAAACAAATCTATTTATATTGCCATGGTAGATATCACTTATAGGAAAAGtcagaaaaaacatgcatctatatactatcTTCTAAACAAATTAGTTAAAATTAAAGAGTTGGTAGTATACCTTGTTCGATTTAGAGCCAGGCTTTGAATGGAGTCGATACTCATGCATGACCCAATTCGATTTTTCACCTCTTGGAGCTCTTCCCTTGTAGAAAACTAGAGTTTTCTTCATCCCGGCTAGCTCCTGTGTTGATGGTGGTTGTCCCGTGAATATTTCCTTATCTTTGCCTGTCGTCTTCCAGTAACCGGCATTAGTTGCACGGTTTGTGCGCACGCCCGTCGGGTATTTCCGGTCCCTCAGACTAAAGAAATACCACTCCTTTTCTCCCATTTTTGCCTTCTCTGTGATTCAATTAATAGAGAGGATACACATAATTGTTAAGGTGGTTTATATTTATTAATACGGATAAATAACAACTCAAAGATGCATTCAGAAAACCCAATCCAAATGAAGATGTTTGGTCATTAGGTGTTTACACACACAAAAGGAAAGATTATCCAAATTATTAAGTTTTTGCTATTAATTACCAATTTCTAATTATAAATTGCAAATGATGAATAAATATAATCAGAGACTATTAGTTGAGCTAGGTGAGTAAAGACACATGATATGATGCCTAGAAAATAAGAATTGAGGTTTTCATTTACCATCGGCCACAGGCTTTTCGCCCCTCATGGATGGCGGTTTAGCCTGCAAACTGTTGCTCCTGACGACCTAGTGGTTTCTTTTTGTGTTGAGATATAATTCTTtacttttgttatttttcttcgGTTGTGTGCATCGTTTGGAAGCCAGGGGTTGTCTTTTGTAGTTTATCAGCTTGATGTGATGATGAGTTCAATAAAGCTTTCTTTATTAAGAAAAGCAGGCACACACTATTGCAGAATAATGAAGGTAAAAAAcatgaagagaagaagaagaagaagaatatgCAGAGAGaaacataaaaagaaaaggaagacaaAAGGACACATGGGAATCGATGATATCTTCAGGATATACGTATAGCTACTAGTAACTGCAAGGCACTAGCAAGGACTTCTTTACAGAATATATGTATAAGCAAGGACTAAACGGCAGCAAAAGGAACCATTAAAAGTTCCTAGAATTTACCAAGA carries:
- the LOC100836586 gene encoding NAC domain-containing protein 92, which translates into the protein MEGSGGGGGGLVSKKKQDDSKKKEESLPPGFRFHPTDEELVTYYLRGKIADGSFTARAITEVDLNKCEPWDLPEKAKMGEKEWYFFSLRDRKYPTGVRTNRATNAGYWKTTGKDKEIFTGQPPSTQELAGMKKTLVFYKGRAPRGEKSNWVMHEYRLHSKPGSKSNKDEWVVCRIFAKTPGVKKYPPNNAHTRPHHPYTLDMVPQLLPALMQHDLFARGHHPYMTPADLVELSRFARGTPGLHPHIQPHPGYMNPSASFTLSNLNLNLGAPSPATGMPPQHALHAMSMNQTNATNQGYQVTPAEHMAPGLGNYVIPPNGGDGGFGAGTTMGGTSIRYQNLDVDQLVEKCWPGSY